The following nucleotide sequence is from Tachyglossus aculeatus isolate mTacAcu1 chromosome 11, mTacAcu1.pri, whole genome shotgun sequence.
gactggaagcccgttgttgggtagggaccgtctctatatgttgccagcttggacttcccaagcgcttagtccactgctctgcacacagtaagcgctcaataaatacgactgaatgaatgaatgagtgggggggGGGTCGTGGCCCCCTTAACCCCGCTCGCCACCGCTGCTCTTTATTGCCGTATCgtcctttccaaacgcttagcgcagtgccctgcacacagcaagcactccattgttttgacacctgtctacatgttttgttttgttgtctgtctcccccttctaggctgtgagcccgttgttgggtagggaccatctctatatgttgccgacttggacttcctaaatgcttaatccagtgtgctgcacacagtaagcgctcaataaatacgattgaatgaatggataagaataatggtgttcgttaagggcttactatcggccgagcactgttctaagcgctggaggagatacaaggtcaccaggttgtcccacatggtggtcacagtcttcatccccattttcctgatgaggtcactgaggcccagagaagtgaagtgacttacccaaagtcccacagccaataattggcggagacgggattagaactcatgacctgtgactcccaagcccgggctcttgccattaaggtgaggtaactgaggcccagagaagtgaaatgactcgcccaaagtcacacagcagacaagtggcggagccgggattagaactcacgacctctgactcccaagcccgggctcttgccattatggtgaggtaactgaggcccagagaagtgaagtgactcgcccaaagccacacagcagacaagtggcggagccgggattggaactcacgacctctgactcccaagcctgggatctttccattaagatgagataactgaggcccagtgaagtgacttgcccaaagtcccacagccgacaagtggcagagccgagattagaactcacgacctctgactcccaagcccggactctttccattaagatgagataactgaggccaagtgaagtgactcgcccaaagtcccacagctgacaagtggcggagccgggattagaactcacgacctctgactcccaaacgcgggctctttccattaagatgaggtaactgaggcccagagaagtgaagcgactcgcccaaagtcccacagccgacaagtggcggagccagaattagaactcacaacctctgactcccaagtccgggctctttccgttaagatgaggcaactgaggcccagagaagtgaagcgactcacccaaagtcccacagccgacaatcaatccatcagtcgtatttattgagcgctgtctgtgtgcagagcactggactaagcgcaagtggcggagccgggattagaacccaggacctgtgactcccaagcctggggtcttgctgctgagctatgctgcttctcttgttcattcagatatgaatgaatgaatgaatgagcgaatgaatgaccTTTCCAGGTGGAGACGGACAAGGCCACCGTGGGGTTTGAGAGCCTGGAGGAGTGTTACCTAGCCAAGATCCTTGTCGCCGAGGGAACCAGGGACGTGCCCATCGGGGCCATCATCTGCATCACCGTGGAAAAGTCAGTTCCCCGGCGACGggccccgggaggcagagggacctaaCCTCCcattcccgcctccgccacttgccagctgtgtgaccctgggcaagtcacctcgcgtCTCTGGaccgcagttccctcacctgcaaaatggggacgaagcctgggcccccatgtgggacaagggaccgggtccaactgtctctagatgttgccaattcgtacttcccaagcgcttagtacagtgctctgcacacagtaagcgctcaataaatacgattgatgatgatgatgacgggccccgggaggcagagggacctaaCCTTCcattcccgcctccgccacttgcccactgtgtgaccctgggcaagtcacctcgcgtCTCTGGaccgcagttccctcacctgtaaaatggggacgaagcctgggcccccatgtgggacaagggaccgggtccaactgtctctagatgttgccaattcgtacttcccaagcgcttagtacagtgctctgcacacagtaagcgctcaataaatacgaatgatgatgatgatgacgggccccgggaggcagagggacctaaCCTTCcattcccgcctccgccacttgcccgctgtgtgaccctgggcaagtcacctcgcgtCTCTGGaccgcagttccctcacctgcaaaatggggactaagcctgggcccccatgtgggacaggggaccgggtccaactgtctctagatgttgccaacttgtacttcccaagcgcttagtacagtgctctgcacacagtaagcgctcagtaaatacgatcgatgatgatgatgatgatgatgattagcttttatctacccaagtgccttgcaaatagtagcaccagagaagcagcgtggctcagtggaaagagcccgggctttggagtccgaggtcaggggttcaaatcccggctccaccaattgtcagctgtgttgactttgggcgagtcacttcgcttctctgggcctcagttccctcatctggaaagggggggattaagactgtgagccccacgtgggacaacctgatcaccttgtatccccgcagtgcttagaatagtaagcgcttaacaaataccagcattattattatcattatagtaagcgcttaacaaatttcagccTGATTAGcacgtatcttccccagtgcttggcacgtagtgagcgcttaacagataccgttatcattattgctattattcataAAAGAAGGCGTAGGGTGCCAGTGCCCCAGAGAAGCCCTCTGTGCGGGCTACTTTTTGTGTTCCTCAGGCCCGAGCACATCGAAGCCTTTAAAAACTACACCCTGGATTCGGCGGGGCCCCCGACGGCAGCGgcggctcctcctgcccctcctcccccccctgcAGCTgccccagcaccctccgctcagCCTCCAGGGAGCTCCTACCCCCCTCATTTACAGGTAAGGTCCAGCTGCGGAGCTTCGCcccccgaagcgcttagtacagtgctctgcacacggtaagcgctcaataaatacgattgatgatgaagagtttACCCTTGGGGCCCAGGGCCGGCACCGTGCCCCGGGACGGGGGTGTCCCCTTTgcggcggggctgggggagggatgatCCGGAAGCCGATCCCCCAGACCGGCTGGACCGCCCCGAGGCGGGGGGACCGTTTGAGGAATGGCGCGGGAAAGGAGGAACTCCTGGGATTTCTGTGACCTTGGTTGGCTCCCCCACCCTTTCTCCGTCTTCCTGTGGAATAGCGGCAGTAGCACCTGTTGCTGGGACTCAGCTGGcacctgtggggagaggaggtcgGGGGTCCCGTCCGGTCCTAAAACAGAACGGTCCTTGTTCCCTGGCTGCAGAGCTGGCTTTCAGTGGGGTGGATTcgccagtcactggtatttatcgagcgcttcctctgcgcagagcactgtactgagtgctcgggagagcccggtacaacagagctggcagatatagttcctgcacacagcaagctcacagtcccgagggggaggcggaggttaatacacataaatacatTAGGGGTGTGTTGTGGATGTGGAGACTGTGGGGTGTATTTTTATTTCTCTTGTAAAACCATCTTCATCCCCCGAAGGCCTCGACAGGAGAAGACACCgtaaggggtgggtgggggtgttggggggtgggtggcGGGCCTTGACTCGTTTAGCTGGGGAGGTGGAAGACCCTCAAGGAAGCCGTGGGCCAGCTCCCAGCTGCTGGcccgggaattcattcattcattcagtcgaatttatcgagtgcttactgtgtgcagagcactgtactaagcacttgaaagtacaattcagcaacagagacgatccctgccccacaacaggctcacagtctagaaggggagagacagacaacaaaacaagtagagccCCATGACCCAGGCGGAGAGGTCTGCCCTTTGGGGTTCAGTATTCCAGCaggcccactcccccaccccctttttctttaacagtgtctgtgaagcgcttaccgtgtgtccaacactgttctaagcgctccctcCGCTCTGCTCTCATGTCAGCCCAGTCAGTAGGCTCCTCCACTGCCGAGGCGTCCCGGTGAGCGGGAGCTGGAGCTTTCCCGATTCCGTCCCGCTCCTCCTGCTGGCTCTCCCGCCTGTCCAGGGATCTGTGACCGCGCCGGATCGGCTCCCAAAGTCCGGCACCAGGCCGGGGTGGGGCTCGCTGTGGCCCAGGGTTCGGGCAGGGGAGCTGATGGACCCGGCCTTGTCTCATCCAGCACCAACCTGGACCCTCCGGGTAGTATctctcagtcagtagtatttattgagcgcttactgtgtgcagagcactgtactaagcgctgcagggagcacagtacaaaagaatcaacaggcacattcccaccCCATAATGAGCTCAGTTTAGAGGTAGTTTAGAGATGTCGACTGTCACGTCGGCCCAGGGTGGAGCGAGCAGGGCGGGCAAGGCCGAGGCgtccgtgctgcttccctggctTCTCTGgtgggctttagaggagcaacctgttggaggaaaagggggatgtcTTGCTGGAAATGTTGGGGCCCGAGGCCGCTCCATTCTCAGACAGACTGGGGAAGACCCAGGAGAGGTGGTGGTAGCATTCAGGGCCTGAGGGGAGGCCAAGAGGTGGGTTTGGCCTGATTGGCATGAACAGAATCTTGAAGGCTGTGGGCAGGGTGAAGAACAGTGGTGGTGGTGTTCCCCAAATCCCCCCTGCTGAAGGGCAAGAGGAAACGAGGATGGCGGGCACAGAACAAACAGCAAGAGACACTTTCTCCCACATGAGAGTCCCTGGCGGAGCCCCTACCTCCCCAGGGGTTGCCGGGGAGGTGAGAGGGACAGGCGGGCCTGCCGGAAGGGCGGGCCCGAGactggtgccaacttgtccttcccaagcgcttagtccagtgctctgcacacagtaagcgctcaataaatacgattgattgattgattggtgaatttGGCAGGTCCAGCTCCCGGCCCTGTCCCCCACCATGACCATGGGCACCGTgcagaggtgggagaagaaggtGGGCGAGAAGCTGAGCGAAGGGGACCTGCTGGCCGAGATCGAGACCGACAAGGCCACCATCGGTAAGAGTACACCCTCCCGGATTtgacccatcatcaatcgtatttattgagcgcttactatgtgcagagcactgtactaagcgcttgggaagtacaaattggcaacatataaagacagtccctacccagcagtgggctcacagtctaaaagggggagacagagaacaaaaccaaacatactaacaaaataaaatagactagatatgtacaagtaaaataaataaataaatagagtaataaatatgtacaaacatatatacatatatacaggtgctgtggggaagggaaggaggtaagatgggatggagagggggacgagggggagaggaaggaaggggctcagtctgggaaggcgtcccgAACCCAGGCCCGGAGGACGCGGGCAGCCTTCTGCCGACCTCCTGCTGCTCGAGTCCATTGGGACACTCTTACTagcccgggagggagggggaaagctcCTATGTTTCCCTGGGCTTTGGCTTCCGTTTTGCTGAGAGGAGGGAAAAACCTCAGGCGATGGGTCAGTCGCCGACGTCTGTTGAACATCTGagtgctgggcacttgggaaagtccaaccgaAGCCAGGcacccattccctaccctcaagagaagcagtgcggcctagtggatagagccgggctggggagtcggaaggacctgggttctaatcctggctctgccagtagtctgctgcgtgaccttgggcgagtggtttcacttctctgtgcctcagtgaccccatccattaaatggagattaagactgtgagccccgtgtgggacggggactgtgtccaacctgagtactttgtacctacccccgtgcttagtgcagcgcctggcacatagtgagcgcttaatgagtaccactaatataaataaatgtttaaagcgcttactgtctgacgGAGGAGACAAGGTAAACAAACCTGATTTAccccagagggagtgggaggaagaacaagattaGAACGGAAGCAGACATATCAGAAGCaaacatatcttgtacatatttactattctgtttattctatctattctatctaatcatcatcaatcgtatttattgagcgcttactgtgtgcagagcactgtactaagtgctaatgatgtacatctagctttacttctatttattctgatgacttgacacctgtttgcttgtatcagAAGCAAAcataccttgtacatatttactattctatttattttgctaatgatgtacatctagctttacttctatttattctgatgacttgacacctgtccacatgttttgttgtctgtctcccccttctcgactgtgagcccattgttgggtagggaccgtctctatatggtgccaacttggacttcccaagcgcttagtacagggctctgcacacagtaagcgctcaataaatacgactgagtgaatgaaaaggaTGAAATTGCCGAATGAAAAATTGAACAGTCAAATAAGTATACAGACTCACATTaacgaagcagcacggcctagtggattgagcccagacctgggagctgGGTGTGCCCGgaggtctcatcatcatcatcaatcatatttattgagcgcttactgtgtgcagagcactgtactaagcgcttgggaagtccaaattggcaacatatagagacagtccctacccaacagtgggctcacatcttggctctgccacctagcctgttgtgtgacatcaCCCAagttgcttcacatctctgggccccagtatccgcagctgtaaaatgggattcaaagctcattctcccttccccatgtgggtcggggactgtgtctaggCTGATTGTCATGTATACATGTACCACAGTGTTtactcagtgctcggcacacagtaggctcttaacaaatgccacgatcactgttattgttattattagtatctcagtggtaatgatgatggttaAAAGAAAAGTGATGAGGACGAGGTGGATTTGTATCGCTCTTCTTTAGAGAGGGCACAGCTGCTGCTATTGCAGCCGACACCAGGGTCAGAAGCTGTGGCAGCCACAATCTGgcctagtcattcagtcgtatttattgagtgcttactgtgtgcagagcactgtactaagcgcttgggaagtacaagttggcaacatatagagacggtccctacccaacagcgggctagtcagaaggacctggtttctagttccggttccaccccttgtctgctctttgaccttggacaggacacatccctgtgcctcagttccttcatctgcaaactggggattaagactaggagccccacgtgggacatggacatgcgtcctgattagctcatatcgaccccggcgcttagtacagtgcctggcacatggcaagcgcttaacaaataccattaaaaaaaaaaaaaaagacagccagAGGCCACTCCCTGAAACCGTTGAGGTTTGTGATGCTTCAGCCCGGTGCTGGGCTCGATCCAGGACCCTGAACCCGACTGGCGTGGGGGACTGAAGGAAGCCAGGCAGGGGCGAAAGGCCCCTGGGGGGCCCGGGGTATCCGATGGCCGGGGCCGGAGTCCGGGCCCGCCCCCGGCCGGGAAGCTGAAACCCAAGCCCGGTGGCTCTGCCGTGCCTGCCGCACCTGCCGTCTCGGTCGAGGGTCTCGTTGATTGGCTCCGTTGACGGCCCAGCTGCTGAaattcctgtccctccccccatcttgtcCACCCTGCCCcgttctcttcatcatcatcatcatcagtcgtatttattgagtgcttactatgtgcagagcactgtgctaagcgcttgggaagtacaaattggcaacatacagagacagtccctacccaacagtgggctcacagtctaaaagggggagacagagaacaaaaccaaacatactaacaaaataaaataaatagaatagatatgtacaaataaaataaatagagtaaaaaatatgtacatacatatatacaggttctctcTCTTCCCGCTTGAGGTTTTGAGGTTCAGGAGGAAGGTTACCTGGCAAAGATCCTGGTGGCAGAAGGCACAAAGGACGTGCCCCTGGGCACTCCGCTGTGTATCATCGTGGAGAAGGAGGCGGACATTCCTGCATTCGCGGACTACCAGCCGACGGCGGTGGTAGACATGAaaccccagcccgcaccatccaccCTGGCTTCGGTACAACCCCCCTTGGGCActtgggtggggcaggggtgtgCGTGCAGTCTTTGGCTTCGGGAGGGGTGTCTGAGACCGTAGGTTTGGTCTTGTCCCGCCCAGGGGGCCAATTTGACCCTCTGAGTTCGACCCACGGGGGCTGAGTGGCCTCGGAAAAGATGGGCTTCCTCCCACCCCGGCCCTGCGTCCTCGGGCTCCCGGCCCCTCGGGGCTAGTGCCGAACGAACTGCTTGGCCTGTGGGGCAACAAGAGATCGGCAGGTGGCCGTGGCCGCTGCCAGCACCCGGAGGGGCAATGTGGGCTTTCGACGGGGGTAGACTGGGGCCCGCCGCCATCCGACTGGGCATTTTATCGAGGCCTCCGATTCTCTGCCGGGCCTCCTCTCCAGGCAGCAGCCTTCGCCGCTTCTCCGCAGCCCGCTTCCCCCGCACCCCCGGCTGCCCGCCCCGCTGCCGCTGCTGGCTCAAAGGCGAGGCTCCACGTCAGCCCCCTGGCCAGGAAACTGGCCACCGAGAAGGGCATCGACCTGGCCCAGGTGAAAGGTAAGCGCCTGGACGGCGTGCCCGCTGCCCCTCTACCCAGGGCTGAGCTCCCATGGGAGGGGAGGGACTCTGGCCCCCAGCCAGTGGGAGCAGGGTGGGATGGGGCAGGCCCTTTTTTCCAGGCTGCAGCCGTAGCTGCCCTTCCCCCCCAAAGATGGCATTTCCATCTGGGTGATGCACTGCAAGTGACcccctctctcccatgccgccagGGACTGGACCGGATGGCAGGATCACCAAGAAAGACATCGACTCATTCGTGCCTTCCAGGGCCGCCCCCGTGAGTACAGCTAGCTTCTGCGGGCACATGGGGCTGGCGTTTCCACCCTCGTCGTCATCtcagtgggggcggggggccccaCGGTCTCTCAGGTGGACCTGCCATGCCGAGGGCCCGGGGAACACCTTGGGCTGAGCATGAGGCCACCACAGTCTTCCCAAGAGGCCGGACCAGGGCAGAGCGATGGAAGATGGGGGTGGAGATAGCACCAGAGCTGGGGATTGAAAGTCCAGACCTTGGATTGAAAACGATGGCGTCTCCTCCCGGGCGAAGGCCGGGAAGTGGGATGCACTGGATCGGGACACAGTGGAAACTCTTAACGGAGTGTGTATTCCCGATCCAGGGGACCCCGCTACCCTGGACTGTGAGTTGGGGGCGGGGACCGCCTGGTGAGAGTCCGTGAGTGGGCACACTGGCCGACCGGGTGGCCGGCCAGCAGCTCACCCCTTTCCCTGCCACCCGGGTCAcggcttccttccctccctcggcGCAGGCTCCGGCCGCGGCGGTGCCCAGCCTGACTCCCGAGGTGGCGGCCGCGCCCGCCGGCGTCTTCACCGACATCCCAGTCAGCAACATTCGCCGAGTAAGGGCCGTCACTGCCTGGTGGGGTCGAGGAGCCGTGGAtggggtggaggcggggaggggagggactggatTAGGGCAGGCCTGGCCAGAGGCTCACGGGCCGGGCCGGGGTAGGGGGCGAGGGGAGCCCCTCCTCTCCTGCATTGCCATCGGGCACTCGGGCCCCCCGATCTGGGAGGCGGGATGGGGGGATGTGGGTCCCGGGGTCCCTGCCCGAGGGTCAGACGGGTTCCCGGGCTCTGGCGGCAGGTGATCGCTCAGCGGCTGATGCAGTCCAAGCAGACCATCCCTCACTACTACCTCTCCGTGGACGTGAACATGGGAGAAGTTTTGCTGGTCCGGAAGGAGCTCAACAAGGTGACGGGGGTCGGCGCTGTTGGGTGGGCGGAGCGGGTTCTCTACTTGCCGGGCCCTGCCGGCCACATTCGAAGGGCAGGAGCTCTCGGGCGCTGCCATCAGCGAGCACAGTGAGAGCAGTcagcgtatttatttatttacttttttttggcgtttaggtgcttacaatgtgccaggcgctgttctgagcgctggggtagatagagagaaATCAGGTTGGGGCCAGTccacgccccacgtggggctcaccgtcttaattcccattttgcagatgagggaactgaggcccagagcagtgacttgtccaaggtcacagagcagactagtggtgaagccggaattggaacctaggtccttttgacccccaggaccatgctttctctaccaggccaagctgcctccctTACTGAGCTCATACCGTGTAAaaaacactgtactgaccacCCAGAAGAGGACAGCGCAGTAGCTGATCCTTGCCCCCAATCTCTCCTCCATTGCTCTAACCCCGAGCTGGGGGATAGATTGTGtccgtcccctcctcctctctgacccGGGCCCAGCCTGAGCCTCCCCGAGCTCTGTTCCTGGCGGGAGAAGCGACTCCAACGTGAATTTGAGctggagcttggaaaggaatcgtCCATGAATGGGCTGGGTGAGGGCAGGGGTGGACTTCCTGATAGAGTTGGGGGTCTCGGGGTCTCCACCTCCCTGTGGGTGTCCCTGCTTTGCTTCCCAGTTAGTTCAGGGATTGAGGGGCTTCAAGGCTGTGGGGGAGGTTGAAGCAGCTAATGACACGCATGCCTGTGTCTCTCCAGATGCTGGCGGGGAGCAGTAAGATTTCGGTCAACGACTTCATCATCAAGGCCTCAGCCCTGGCCTGCCTGAAGGTGCCCGAAGCAAATTCCTCTTGGCTGGACACCGTCATCCGGCAGTAAGTGCCGACCCCCGAGGGGAGCCCTGGCACAGGGCACTGCCACAGAGCTGTGGCACAAGGTCCCCTGCCAAGCAggagccctccctctccctgggggTGCAGATGGAGTCTGACTGGGGGGCGGACGGGGAACATTCTCAGagggaaatagagagagagaggctgagaccgcaagtgtgtgtgtggacaataataacgatggtatttgctaagcgcttactatgtgccaagcacttttctaagctctggggtcaatacaaggtgatcaggttgtctcacgtgggggctcccagtcttaatccccattttacagatgaggtaaccggcacagagaagttgtgacttgcccagagtcacacagcagacaggattagaacccaagacctctgactcccaagcccgggctctttccactgagccacgctgcttggtgggTGTAGCTGACGCAGAGGGTgtgactataataatgatggcatttgttaagcacttactatgtgcaaaacaccagtctaagtgctcaatacactgagaggaggtgtgagtgtgtgtgagagagggggTCGGGAAGAGACTGGCATGGGCCAAGGAGGGGTAAGAACCGTCCTGTGCCCTGTGTGCGTCCCTCAGTCCGCCCTCACCCTCGTGACTTCCAGGAACCACGTGGTCGACGTGAGCGTGGCCGTGAGCACCCCCGCGGGACTCATCACGCCCATAGTGTTCAACGCACACATCAAAGGGTTGGAATCCATCGCCAACGACGTCGTCTCGTTGGCAGCCAAGGCTCGAGAGGGGAAGCTGCAGCCCCATGAGTTCCAGGTACCCCCCACAGCCCCCCGGGGACAGCAAGTTGTGCATGTGGCCCCCGGGCACTGAGGGTTAGGGCTTGGTCAGTGGGGCTGATGGGGCGTGGGCAGCTGGCGGTAATGGGGTAGATGGGCCAGGGGTTAGCGGGGTGGGGTTAGCAACATGGGCTAATGGGGTTGCTgtggaccccttttagactgtgagcccactgttgggtagggactgtctcta
It contains:
- the DLAT gene encoding dihydrolipoyllysine-residue acetyltransferase component of pyruvate dehydrogenase complex, mitochondrial, which gives rise to MWRLWLRARRAGAAGLRPAGGGPRGGGPGGGALPRPARMVPARSLGGAGPWAAGAGPGPRTRSPLLRPPPAPAPAPRHYSLPPHQKVPLPSLSPTMQAGTIARWEKKEGEQIREGDLIAEVETDKATVGFESLEECYLAKILVAEGTRDVPIGAIICITVEKPEHIEAFKNYTLDSAGPPTAAAAPPAPPPPPAAAPAPSAQPPGSSYPPHLQVQLPALSPTMTMGTVQRWEKKVGEKLSEGDLLAEIETDKATIGFEVQEEGYLAKILVAEGTKDVPLGTPLCIIVEKEADIPAFADYQPTAVVDMKPQPAPSTLASAAAFAASPQPASPAPPAARPAAAAGSKARLHVSPLARKLATEKGIDLAQVKGTGPDGRITKKDIDSFVPSRAAPAPAAAVPSLTPEVAAAPAGVFTDIPVSNIRRVIAQRLMQSKQTIPHYYLSVDVNMGEVLLVRKELNKMLAGSSKISVNDFIIKASALACLKVPEANSSWLDTVIRQNHVVDVSVAVSTPAGLITPIVFNAHIKGLESIANDVVSLAAKAREGKLQPHEFQGGTFTISNLGMFGIKNFSAIINPPQACILAIGASEDRLVPAENERGFDVASMMSVTLSCDHRVVDGAVGAQWLAEFRKFLEKPITMLL